One Rubripirellula amarantea DNA segment encodes these proteins:
- a CDS encoding DUF6985 domain-containing protein, translating to MPLDSINFNAFTFDKYFWEGKHAIPWLAAVVEIVIDGDPTRIPDTQRSILAFVHDLPSSTRETLQQYIYDEYQSEIYGAYSGGDDVTPPISGPTDIWNLISEPGVAISDIAEPERHFVVSFECVWDPEHGLSILFNDRGEPVDIGGQGDHF from the coding sequence ATGCCGCTTGACTCAATAAACTTCAACGCGTTCACTTTCGACAAGTACTTTTGGGAGGGCAAGCACGCAATTCCATGGCTCGCTGCGGTTGTCGAAATCGTAATTGACGGCGACCCTACACGTATCCCTGACACGCAACGTTCAATACTCGCTTTCGTCCACGACCTGCCTAGCTCGACCCGCGAAACGCTTCAGCAGTACATTTACGACGAATATCAATCCGAAATCTACGGCGCTTACTCCGGTGGCGATGATGTCACACCTCCGATTTCTGGGCCAACGGACATCTGGAACCTTATTTCTGAACCGGGCGTCGCAATCTCCGACATTGCAGAACCCGAACGTCACTTCGTTGTCTCGTTTGAGTGCGTATGGGATCCCGAACACGGACTCTCAATTCTATTCAATGATCGCGGTGAACCCGTAGACATCGGCGGGCAGGGCGACCACTTCTAG
- a CDS encoding SMI1/KNR4 family protein, protein MQEHFDALLTRLKESDVASSDDLVGCTSREIARLEARYSIALPKSYRWYLSTMGKRSGRLFTHDHMAVYFDHVFEMTDQLRREAIDDPDEPYVELPDDALVIAGRLAEQYQFIRCGDSMDSPVWYFNEYDYEIVVSCSSVLDWLNSYCDLAEQAIANGYFDIYPEGTTP, encoded by the coding sequence ATGCAAGAACACTTCGATGCCTTATTGACGCGTTTGAAGGAAAGCGATGTCGCGTCATCAGATGACCTTGTCGGTTGCACCTCAAGGGAAATTGCACGCCTTGAGGCTCGATACTCAATAGCTTTGCCTAAGTCGTATCGGTGGTACCTTTCGACTATGGGCAAGCGTTCTGGTCGGTTGTTCACGCATGACCACATGGCGGTCTATTTCGATCACGTCTTCGAAATGACGGATCAATTACGTCGTGAGGCGATCGACGATCCCGATGAACCCTATGTTGAACTACCTGATGACGCTTTGGTGATCGCTGGCCGACTCGCCGAACAGTATCAATTCATCCGTTGCGGTGACTCTATGGATTCACCGGTTTGGTATTTTAACGAATACGACTACGAAATAGTTGTCTCTTGCTCTTCAGTGCTTGATTGGCTCAACTCGTACTGCGATCTGGCAGAACAGGCCATTGCAAACGGTTACTTTGATATTTATCCCGAAGGCACTACGCCGTAG
- a CDS encoding DUF4303 domain-containing protein: MAVPTVEQLTDAVVDAAATAFRELFATGETFYYCVLITTGDALPPYIAAWSHESLANAGDPELDRWHYASSPYLDFGSQHFAPVRDLWFARPAIDTGDCRTEYDLRMTALESAMLRLDAADVFGSADARQRLMINVEVVPPDHTNTERAIRLNPPESITQWLAEAAEPLDDGTVA; the protein is encoded by the coding sequence ATGGCAGTTCCAACCGTCGAACAACTGACCGACGCGGTTGTTGACGCTGCCGCGACTGCATTCCGCGAACTCTTCGCCACGGGCGAGACCTTCTACTACTGCGTGCTTATCACGACTGGCGACGCGCTACCCCCGTACATTGCGGCGTGGTCACATGAGTCGCTCGCCAACGCGGGTGATCCGGAGCTTGATCGCTGGCACTACGCTTCGTCACCATACCTCGACTTCGGTTCCCAACACTTTGCCCCGGTGCGTGATCTTTGGTTCGCTCGCCCTGCAATCGACACCGGTGACTGTCGCACCGAATACGATCTGCGGATGACTGCGCTTGAATCGGCCATGCTTCGTCTTGATGCAGCGGATGTCTTTGGTTCCGCTGACGCCCGGCAGCGACTCATGATTAACGTCGAGGTTGTACCGCCGGATCACACGAACACCGAGCGTGCAATACGACTCAATCCGCCTGAATCAATCACGCAGTGGCTTGCCGAGGCTGCCGAACCACTCGATGATGGCACGGTCGCCTAA
- a CDS encoding SMI1/KNR4 family protein, which translates to MRETVASLPDYEQPTFSSPATPQQVAHLEAAIGGPIPPDIRDFFAVHDEVTAMDIHNGYSIGGSTGLARSVARGDFPLSVDSVDVFPIGSDGGGNAFLMPRAGGGPVWKWRHDIGDFVAVADSFAQFLDRLADDFHAYADGRTDWDFMAG; encoded by the coding sequence ATGCGCGAGACCGTTGCTTCGCTGCCTGACTACGAACAACCGACGTTTTCATCTCCGGCGACGCCGCAACAGGTTGCTCATCTTGAAGCCGCCATCGGCGGTCCCATCCCTCCAGATATCCGCGACTTTTTCGCGGTCCACGACGAAGTCACCGCCATGGACATCCACAATGGATACTCCATCGGCGGCTCTACCGGTCTGGCCCGCTCAGTGGCCCGCGGCGACTTTCCGTTGTCCGTTGACTCCGTCGACGTCTTCCCAATCGGTTCGGATGGCGGCGGCAACGCTTTTCTGATGCCGCGTGCTGGTGGTGGCCCTGTTTGGAAATGGCGTCACGACATCGGCGATTTCGTGGCTGTAGCCGACTCCTTCGCTCAATTCCTCGACCGACTTGCTGATGACTTTCACGCCTATGCTGACGGGCGAACCGACTGGGACTTCATGGCCGGGTGA
- a CDS encoding DUF4279 domain-containing protein, which produces MHRPLRSGRCRKNLPLGDLPITEYNDEYPTCERTYATLRIYADTLSPEEITSLLGVEPTKSQPAESRPKGVRDVPAGWFLSSDGILDSCDVRRHIDWLINKLLDSHDGLKTIRASGGRADISCFWVSAGGHGGPSIWPHQMSSLGSLGLELWFDVYLGGE; this is translated from the coding sequence ATGCATCGCCCGCTTCGTTCAGGGCGGTGTCGTAAAAACCTTCCGTTAGGCGACCTACCGATAACTGAATACAACGACGAATACCCGACTTGCGAACGGACCTACGCAACGCTGCGCATCTACGCCGACACGCTTTCACCTGAAGAAATCACATCGTTACTAGGTGTCGAACCTACTAAATCACAACCTGCCGAGTCTCGCCCCAAGGGCGTTCGAGACGTTCCCGCCGGCTGGTTTCTTTCGTCCGACGGCATTCTCGATTCATGCGACGTCCGACGGCACATTGACTGGCTCATCAACAAACTCCTTGACTCTCACGACGGCCTAAAGACTATCCGAGCTTCCGGTGGCCGCGCCGACATTTCCTGCTTCTGGGTCTCCGCAGGGGGTCACGGCGGACCGTCGATTTGGCCGCACCAAATGTCCTCGTTGGGTTCGCTCGGCCTCGAACTGTGGTTTGATGTTTACCTCGGTGGTGAGTGA
- a CDS encoding hydrolase yields the protein MDRKRVIYIDVDDTLIRTVGTTQIPMPASADYVRRMHSAGHALYCWSRGGGDYARDVATSLGIADCFVAFLPKPDVCLDDRGDKLLDYCDVILPGNASNH from the coding sequence ATGGATCGTAAACGCGTTATCTACATCGACGTCGATGACACGTTGATCCGCACTGTTGGCACCACGCAGATTCCCATGCCCGCCAGCGCGGACTACGTTCGCCGGATGCACTCGGCTGGCCACGCTCTCTACTGCTGGTCGCGCGGCGGTGGCGACTACGCGCGTGACGTCGCGACATCGCTCGGTATCGCGGACTGTTTCGTTGCGTTCTTGCCCAAACCGGACGTCTGCCTTGACGATCGCGGCGACAAACTGCTCGACTATTGTGACGTGATCCTGCCCGGCAACGCGTCGAACCACTGA
- a CDS encoding DUF7684 family protein — MEHLLTSSRGQDVFHICLTSPYSLDRPPFAGADFVVLIINNDPDISADDQYALSLALVRAGCRYAVCIGHNCSTWDDSVDYANMEVDPELTDSKFVMTTWHESDTPDQIANFFLNCTTFDDNVFTNFLILSVGPNDKLLADITRQCTVA; from the coding sequence ATGGAACACCTTCTAACCAGCTCGCGTGGTCAGGACGTTTTCCACATTTGCCTGACTTCACCGTACTCCCTTGATCGTCCGCCATTTGCCGGCGCGGATTTCGTTGTCCTCATCATTAACAACGACCCAGATATTTCTGCCGACGACCAATACGCACTCAGCCTTGCACTTGTGCGCGCGGGATGCCGCTATGCTGTTTGCATTGGCCACAATTGCTCAACTTGGGACGACTCCGTCGACTACGCCAACATGGAGGTCGACCCCGAACTAACTGACTCCAAATTCGTGATGACAACGTGGCACGAGAGCGATACTCCAGACCAGATTGCAAACTTCTTCCTCAACTGCACGACTTTTGACGACAACGTATTCACAAACTTCCTGATTCTGTCTGTCGGGCCAAACGATAAACTGTTGGCCGACATCACACGCCAGTGCACGGTCGCCTAA
- a CDS encoding ribbon-helix-helix domain-containing protein: MSSIPVELPEHLVTYVSQGAEQAGYSSAGEYIAALVAAASEKQGEIEQALMAGIASGPAEPWTDDQWQAIKSRVVSKASGK; encoded by the coding sequence ATGTCAAGCATCCCCGTAGAATTGCCAGAACATTTAGTAACATATGTCTCCCAGGGAGCCGAACAAGCCGGCTATTCCAGCGCCGGCGAATACATCGCGGCGCTGGTTGCAGCGGCCAGCGAGAAGCAGGGTGAAATCGAACAAGCGCTGATGGCGGGAATCGCAAGTGGCCCAGCGGAACCTTGGACGGACGATCAATGGCAAGCGATCAAGAGCCGCGTGGTGTCAAAGGCATCTGGTAAGTGA
- a CDS encoding tyrosine-type recombinase/integrase, producing MHAASRKSRSDQKQATRPRYRPSPIHRYPSGDAYRLGLGRSAPRNAVGDRLARELAVLSLDDDQPSVYVFVRAIARELKIRYYQRTTQKTYLAAIRSLLRWLGRPPHVLNREHVRAYMEYLYDGHRSASDMGVQLAAIRLAWDKMCYRDVTLGLEIPRKKRSRPVIISRNEIVRLLCAARSRRDTLLIGLMYGAGLRVSEVSRLRWRDIDFDRQQMFVEQGKGAADRHVGLPLQYQPLLQKMMQGCQSDEFVFAGESPTRRADRHISPRTVQRAVATASVIAGIQKQVTPHSLRHAFATHSFEDGCDIRRIQKVLGHARLETTTIYVHVAKSQTNFASPLDRLTGVHAPSKNESAQRQIDNQSSVSQPTCQAIATAPTHSVAALALHSRRHPDADANEYARTRRTQIAIEIKTAKRRHYLRGTIAEMPREGFVTIELPAAEEWESTIAKFPKPVRERVQSPEFYQILQRAITSRMLKEASNDTSSHPLRNVKQGTDCRSPID from the coding sequence ATGCACGCAGCCAGTCGCAAGTCGCGAAGTGACCAGAAACAGGCGACGCGACCACGCTATCGTCCAAGCCCGATCCACCGCTACCCGTCGGGTGATGCGTATCGACTTGGCCTGGGTCGTTCAGCACCGCGTAACGCTGTCGGTGATCGCTTAGCGAGAGAACTTGCAGTCCTGTCACTCGACGACGACCAACCCTCGGTCTACGTCTTCGTCCGCGCAATCGCCCGAGAGCTAAAGATCCGTTACTACCAGCGAACAACCCAAAAGACATACCTCGCCGCCATTCGCTCTCTGCTCCGGTGGCTCGGCCGACCGCCACACGTGCTCAATCGCGAACATGTACGAGCTTACATGGAATACCTCTATGACGGCCACCGCAGCGCATCCGATATGGGTGTGCAATTGGCGGCGATTCGATTGGCGTGGGACAAAATGTGTTACCGCGATGTGACGCTTGGTCTAGAAATTCCGCGCAAGAAACGCTCGCGACCGGTGATCATCAGCCGCAACGAGATCGTCAGGCTGCTTTGTGCCGCTCGATCCCGCCGCGATACCTTGTTGATAGGTCTTATGTACGGAGCCGGACTTCGGGTAAGCGAGGTATCTCGATTAAGATGGCGGGATATTGATTTTGATCGTCAACAAATGTTCGTCGAGCAAGGCAAAGGGGCCGCAGACCGCCATGTCGGATTGCCTTTGCAATACCAACCGTTGCTACAAAAAATGATGCAGGGATGTCAAAGCGATGAGTTCGTCTTCGCGGGGGAAAGCCCCACCCGTCGCGCTGACCGACACATCAGCCCACGTACGGTCCAGCGTGCCGTGGCGACCGCGAGTGTGATCGCTGGGATTCAAAAGCAAGTCACGCCACACTCCCTGCGTCATGCGTTTGCGACTCATTCGTTTGAAGACGGTTGCGATATCAGACGCATTCAAAAGGTTCTCGGCCATGCCAGACTTGAAACAACTACGATCTACGTTCATGTCGCGAAATCACAAACTAATTTCGCCAGCCCATTGGACCGCTTGACCGGAGTGCACGCACCATCGAAAAACGAGTCCGCACAACGTCAGATTGATAATCAATCTTCGGTTTCGCAACCTACATGCCAAGCGATTGCTACCGCCCCCACCCATTCGGTCGCCGCGTTAGCACTGCATAGCCGTCGTCACCCCGATGCAGATGCGAATGAATATGCGCGCACCCGGCGAACTCAAATTGCGATTGAGATCAAAACGGCGAAGCGCCGCCACTATCTACGCGGAACGATTGCTGAAATGCCGCGAGAAGGGTTTGTAACAATCGAATTGCCCGCAGCCGAAGAATGGGAGTCCACCATCGCGAAATTCCCCAAGCCCGTTCGTGAGCGTGTGCAATCGCCAGAGTTTTACCAGATTCTGCAGCGCGCGATCACGTCCCGGATGCTCAAAGAAGCGTCCAACGATACTAGTTCTCACCCCCTTCGCAATGTCAAGCAAGGGACGGATTGCCGAAGTCCGATCGACTAG
- a CDS encoding type II toxin-antitoxin system RelE/ParE family toxin — MSSLKPIFRRPKAAEDVEQHAMYIADGSIDAALRFLERTEQTIKGLALFPASGAPFPSRVPELEGLRTKLVKDFPSHVVFYIEREETIEVIRVLRGGQEMSIELEKN, encoded by the coding sequence GTGAGTAGCTTGAAACCAATCTTTCGACGTCCCAAAGCCGCAGAAGATGTCGAGCAACACGCGATGTACATTGCCGACGGAAGTATCGACGCAGCGCTGCGATTTCTGGAGCGGACCGAGCAGACAATCAAGGGCTTGGCATTGTTTCCAGCGAGCGGCGCACCGTTCCCCTCTCGCGTTCCTGAGCTTGAGGGACTGCGGACGAAATTGGTGAAGGATTTCCCCAGCCACGTTGTGTTTTATATTGAGCGAGAGGAAACGATTGAGGTGATCCGAGTGCTACGCGGCGGTCAGGAAATGAGCATCGAATTAGAGAAAAACTAG
- a CDS encoding GspE/PulE/PilB domain-containing protein, with product MNPKADRDCPKCGTTFGSVIDYGVCPNCNTKFYASPTHIALAGRLGACSGDKLLIAIAAFHSVPVLLTLDQPICDSTRKLIPESTAREFRLIPVVVDDLVRIAVPDPLDERLFDTLTSLLGDFPSFAVARDYDIRRRINESYGCIPSDTMDFTPGRPVA from the coding sequence ATGAACCCAAAGGCAGACCGTGATTGCCCGAAATGCGGAACCACCTTCGGTTCCGTTATCGACTACGGCGTCTGCCCCAACTGCAACACCAAGTTCTACGCCTCACCGACACACATCGCGCTCGCTGGTCGCCTTGGGGCGTGTTCCGGCGACAAACTTCTGATCGCAATTGCGGCGTTTCACTCTGTCCCCGTTTTGCTCACGCTTGACCAACCGATCTGTGACTCGACCCGTAAACTGATTCCTGAATCTACGGCTCGCGAATTTCGCTTGATCCCCGTGGTTGTCGATGACCTTGTGCGTATCGCGGTTCCCGATCCGCTCGACGAACGACTCTTCGATACTCTCACCTCGCTTCTTGGCGACTTCCCGTCGTTCGCCGTTGCACGTGACTACGACATCCGTCGCCGTATCAACGAATCCTACGGTTGCATTCCGTCCGACACGATGGACTTCACTCCGGGGCGGCCGGTCGCCTAA